Proteins co-encoded in one Mycobacterium mantenii genomic window:
- a CDS encoding F0F1 ATP synthase subunit B/delta, with the protein MSTFIGQLVGFAAIVFLVVRYVVPPVRRLMTARQDAVRQQLKDAATASDRLTESTTAHSEAVESAKSEAERIVEEAQTDSGRIVEQLRAQADVEAERIGAQGSRQVDLLRTQLSRQLRLELGHEAVRQAGELVRNYVADSARQSATVDRFLEELDEMAPASADVQYPLMTKMRSSSRVALGNLLDKFSTIAKDLDNKALSSLSSELVEVAKMLDREIVVTRYLTVPAEDGGPRVRLIERLVSGKVGDATLDVLRSAVSERWSANSDLVDAIEHVSRQALLEVAEREDKVDEVEEQLFRFSRILDAQPQLSILLGDFAVPVEGRVALLRKVLDSASGRVNPIVTALLNQTVELLRGQPAEEAVQFLTEVAVARRGEIVAQVRAAAELSDGQRSRLTDVLGRIYGHSVAVQLQIDPEVLGGLLISVADEVIDGTLASRLAAAEAQLPD; encoded by the coding sequence ATGTCGACTTTCATCGGGCAATTGGTCGGATTTGCGGCCATCGTGTTTCTGGTCGTGCGGTATGTCGTGCCGCCGGTGCGTCGTCTGATGACCGCTCGCCAGGACGCCGTGCGCCAGCAGTTGAAAGATGCTGCGACGGCGAGCGATCGGTTGACCGAGTCGACCACTGCACATAGCGAGGCCGTCGAATCCGCGAAGTCGGAGGCCGAGCGGATCGTCGAGGAGGCCCAGACCGACTCGGGCCGCATCGTCGAACAGTTGCGGGCCCAGGCCGACGTCGAAGCCGAACGCATCGGCGCGCAGGGCAGTCGGCAGGTCGATCTTTTGCGTACCCAGCTGAGCCGGCAGCTCCGTTTGGAACTGGGCCACGAAGCGGTGCGCCAGGCGGGCGAGTTGGTGCGGAATTACGTCGCCGACTCTGCCCGGCAGTCGGCCACCGTGGATCGGTTCCTCGAGGAACTCGACGAAATGGCGCCCGCGTCGGCCGACGTCCAGTATCCCTTGATGACCAAGATGCGCTCATCGAGTCGCGTCGCGCTGGGCAACCTGTTGGACAAGTTCAGCACCATAGCCAAAGACCTTGATAACAAGGCGCTTTCGAGCCTCTCCAGTGAGCTGGTAGAGGTGGCCAAAATGCTGGACCGCGAGATCGTCGTCACGCGGTACCTCACCGTTCCCGCCGAGGATGGCGGCCCCAGGGTCAGGTTGATCGAGCGCCTGGTCTCCGGCAAGGTCGGCGACGCCACCCTCGACGTGCTGCGCTCAGCGGTATCGGAGCGTTGGTCGGCCAACTCCGACCTCGTCGACGCCATCGAGCACGTGTCTCGGCAGGCGTTGCTCGAAGTCGCCGAGCGTGAGGACAAGGTCGATGAGGTCGAAGAACAACTGTTCCGGTTCTCCCGCATCCTCGACGCGCAGCCCCAACTTTCCATCCTGCTGGGCGACTTCGCCGTTCCGGTCGAAGGCCGAGTCGCGTTGTTGCGCAAGGTGCTTGACAGCGCAAGCGGCAGGGTCAACCCCATCGTGACTGCGCTGCTGAACCAGACGGTCGAACTCCTCCGAGGCCAGCCGGCCGAGGAAGCTGTTCAGTTCTTGACGGAAGTCGCGGTGGCGCGCCGCGGCGAGATCGTCGCTCAGGTCAGAGCGGCGGCCGAACTCAGCGATGGCCAGCGGTCTCGTCTCACCGACGTGCTCGGCCGCATCTACGGTCACTCGGTGGCAGTGCAGCTGCAAATAGATCCCGAAGTGCTGGGCGGTCTGCTCATCTCCGTGGCCGATGAAGTGATCGACGGGACACTCGCTTCTCGGCTTGCCGCGGCCGAGGCTCAATTGCCCGACTGA
- a CDS encoding F0F1 ATP synthase subunit B: MGDASLSVLASSQVLAEGGNNFLVPNGTFFFVLAIFLIVLAVIGTFVVPPVMKVLRERDAMIAKTAADNKKAAEQFEAAKADYEEALTEGRVQASSLRDNARAEGRKVVEDARARAEQQVMSTLQMASEQLKRERDAVELDLRANVAAMSATLASRILGVEVAPATASASATGKSGR; this comes from the coding sequence ATGGGTGACGCAAGTCTGAGCGTTCTGGCATCCAGCCAGGTGCTGGCCGAGGGAGGCAACAACTTCCTCGTTCCCAACGGCACCTTCTTCTTCGTGCTGGCCATCTTCCTGATCGTGCTAGCGGTCATCGGCACATTCGTGGTGCCGCCGGTCATGAAGGTGTTGCGCGAGCGCGACGCCATGATCGCCAAGACGGCTGCCGACAACAAGAAGGCGGCGGAGCAGTTCGAGGCGGCCAAGGCCGACTACGAAGAAGCCCTGACCGAAGGGCGGGTTCAAGCGTCATCTTTGCGCGATAACGCCCGCGCCGAAGGCCGTAAGGTGGTGGAAGACGCGCGCGCCCGTGCCGAACAACAGGTGATGTCGACGTTGCAAATGGCATCCGAGCAATTGAAGCGGGAGAGGGACGCCGTGGAACTGGATCTGCGTGCCAACGTCGCCGCGATGTCGGCGACACTGGCCAGCCGGATCCTCGGCGTCGAGGTCGCGCCCGCCACCGCGAGCGCATCCGCAACAGGGAAGTCCGGGCGGTAA
- a CDS encoding F0F1 ATP synthase subunit C → MDPQVAAAALIGGGLIMGGGAIGAGIGDGIAGNALVSGIARQPEAQGRLFTPFFITVGLVEAAYFINLAFMALFVFATPVGT, encoded by the coding sequence CTGGACCCCCAAGTCGCTGCCGCTGCACTCATCGGCGGTGGACTCATCATGGGCGGCGGCGCGATCGGTGCCGGTATCGGTGACGGTATCGCCGGTAACGCGCTGGTTTCCGGCATCGCCCGGCAGCCCGAAGCGCAAGGCCGCTTGTTTACGCCGTTCTTCATCACCGTCGGTCTGGTTGAGGCGGCCTACTTCATCAACCTGGCCTTCATGGCGCTGTTCGTCTTCGCCACACCCGTCGGCACCTAG
- the atpB gene encoding F0F1 ATP synthase subunit A, with amino-acid sequence MPETTFLAEAAIEVGEHTHAKWLGMTVNTDTILATGIAAVIVLALAFFLRAKITSTGVPSGVQLFWEAITVQMRDQIESAVGMRIAPFVLPLAVTIFVFILISNWLSVLPLQYTDKSGHTTELLKSAAADINYVLALALFVFVCYHVAGIWRRGVIGHPLAVLKGHVAFLAPINLVEELAKPISLSLRLFGNIFAGGILVALIALFPPYIMWAPNAIWKAFDLFVGAIQAFIFSILTILYFSQAMEIEDHHD; translated from the coding sequence ATGCCTGAGACGACGTTCCTGGCCGAAGCTGCCATCGAGGTCGGCGAGCACACCCACGCCAAGTGGCTGGGGATGACCGTCAACACCGACACGATTCTGGCGACCGGGATCGCTGCGGTGATCGTGTTGGCACTGGCCTTCTTCCTGCGCGCGAAGATCACCTCCACCGGCGTGCCCAGCGGCGTTCAGTTGTTCTGGGAAGCCATCACCGTCCAGATGCGCGATCAGATCGAGAGCGCGGTCGGCATGCGGATCGCACCGTTCGTTTTGCCGCTGGCCGTCACCATCTTCGTGTTCATCCTGATCTCCAACTGGCTGTCGGTGCTTCCGCTGCAGTACACCGACAAGTCCGGGCACACCACCGAACTGCTGAAGTCGGCGGCCGCGGACATCAATTACGTTCTGGCGCTGGCCCTCTTCGTGTTCGTCTGCTACCACGTCGCGGGCATCTGGCGCCGCGGCGTCATCGGACACCCGCTGGCCGTGCTCAAAGGCCACGTGGCGTTCTTGGCGCCGATCAACCTGGTAGAAGAGCTCGCCAAGCCAATCTCGTTGTCTCTCCGACTTTTCGGCAACATCTTCGCCGGCGGCATCCTGGTCGCGCTGATCGCGCTGTTCCCGCCCTACATCATGTGGGCGCCCAACGCCATCTGGAAGGCCTTCGACCTGTTCGTCGGCGCGATCCAGGCCTTCATCTTCTCGATCCTGACCATCTTGTACTTCAGTCAAGCCATGGAGATCGAGGATCACCATGACTGA
- a CDS encoding ATP synthase subunit I, with translation MTTPAQDAPLVFPSVAFRPVRLFAISVVITAVAVLAAGLAGHLMVGVFFGAGLLLGLLNAVLVRRSVESITAKDHPLKRSMAVNSASRLAIITVLALIIAYVFRPTGLGIMFGLALFQILLVASTALPVWKKLRAGDWAPPSDGAEGGAIAGSEGPEGRNTTDA, from the coding sequence GTGACGACACCAGCGCAGGACGCGCCGTTGGTGTTTCCCTCTGTTGCTTTCCGTCCGGTTCGGCTCTTCGCAATCAGCGTTGTTATCACAGCGGTGGCGGTGCTCGCCGCCGGACTGGCGGGTCACCTGATGGTCGGAGTCTTCTTCGGGGCCGGGCTTCTCCTGGGTTTGCTCAATGCGGTATTGGTACGTCGCTCGGTTGAGTCGATCACCGCCAAGGATCACCCGCTGAAAAGGTCGATGGCGGTCAACTCGGCGTCACGCCTGGCCATCATCACCGTGCTCGCGCTGATCATCGCCTACGTCTTTCGGCCGACCGGCTTGGGCATCATGTTCGGTTTGGCGCTTTTCCAAATCCTCTTAGTCGCCTCGACGGCGCTTCCGGTGTGGAAGAAGCTGCGTGCCGGCGACTGGGCGCCGCCTTCGGACGGTGCCGAGGGCGGCGCGATCGCAGGATCGGAAGGACCGGAAGGAAGGAACACCACCGATGCCTGA
- a CDS encoding L-threonylcarbamoyladenylate synthase, translating into MTDVFDCADPAQRAQGIAAGAGALKGGRLVVMPTDTVYGIGADAFNSAAVSALLSAKGRGRDMPVGVLVGSWHTIEGLVYTMPDGARDLIRAFWPGALSLVVTQAPSLQWDLGDARGTVMLRMPLHPVAIELLREVGPLAVSSANVSGRPAAVDANEARSQLGDLVDVYLEAGPSDQGAASTIVDLTGATPRILRPGPVSVERIAEVLAVDPESLSAPA; encoded by the coding sequence GTGACCGACGTCTTCGACTGTGCCGATCCCGCCCAGCGCGCACAAGGCATCGCCGCCGGCGCCGGGGCGCTCAAGGGCGGCCGACTGGTCGTCATGCCGACCGACACGGTGTACGGCATCGGCGCCGACGCGTTCAACAGCGCCGCGGTCTCGGCATTGCTGTCGGCAAAGGGCCGGGGCCGTGACATGCCGGTGGGTGTGCTGGTCGGTTCCTGGCACACGATCGAGGGCCTGGTCTACACCATGCCCGACGGGGCCCGTGATTTGATTCGCGCCTTCTGGCCGGGCGCGTTGAGCCTCGTGGTGACGCAGGCGCCGTCGTTGCAGTGGGATCTCGGCGACGCCCGGGGCACCGTGATGTTGCGAATGCCACTGCATCCCGTCGCCATCGAACTGTTGCGTGAGGTTGGGCCCCTGGCGGTGTCCAGCGCCAACGTCTCCGGCCGTCCGGCCGCCGTGGACGCCAACGAGGCGCGCAGCCAGCTCGGCGATCTGGTCGACGTCTACCTGGAAGCGGGTCCGTCCGATCAGGGCGCCGCCTCGACGATCGTCGACCTGACCGGTGCCACGCCGCGGATTCTGCGGCCGGGGCCGGTGAGCGTCGAGCGGATCGCGGAAGTGCTCGCGGTCGATCCGGAAAGCCTTTCCGCCCCGGCCTGA
- the prmC gene encoding peptide chain release factor N(5)-glutamine methyltransferase, giving the protein MNVLRRAIDDAAATLAEAGIDSARWDAEQLAAHLAGTDRGRLPLLESPGEDFLGRYRDVVATRSQRVPLQHLVGAAAFGPVLLHVGPGVFIPRPETEALLEWAAAQQLASRPVIVDLCTGSGALAVALAHHRPAARILAIDNSDAALEYARRNAQGTAIDLLRADVTELASEPGLLAELDGRVDMVVANPPYVPDGAVLDPEVAQHDPHQAVFGGPDGLAVIAPLVRLAGRWLRPGGLIGVEHDDTTSAQTVELFDRTGEFDDVRGRRDLTGRPRFVTARRKVTGESGTRDSRRDDAERSDNGGERRA; this is encoded by the coding sequence ATGAACGTCCTGCGGCGCGCGATCGACGATGCTGCGGCCACCCTTGCCGAAGCGGGAATCGATTCCGCGCGTTGGGATGCCGAGCAGCTGGCCGCGCACCTGGCGGGGACCGACCGCGGGCGCCTGCCCCTGCTGGAGTCGCCCGGCGAGGATTTCCTCGGACGCTACCGCGACGTTGTGGCCACGCGTTCACAACGGGTGCCCCTGCAGCATCTCGTGGGGGCCGCGGCGTTCGGGCCCGTGCTGCTGCACGTCGGCCCCGGGGTCTTCATCCCCCGTCCCGAGACCGAGGCACTGCTGGAATGGGCGGCCGCGCAACAACTCGCGTCACGGCCCGTTATCGTCGACTTGTGCACCGGTTCGGGCGCATTGGCGGTGGCGCTGGCCCACCATCGGCCGGCGGCGCGAATACTCGCCATCGATAACTCCGACGCCGCGCTCGAGTACGCGCGCCGCAACGCGCAGGGCACGGCGATCGATTTGCTGCGCGCCGACGTCACGGAGCTGGCTTCCGAGCCGGGCCTGCTCGCCGAACTGGACGGTCGGGTCGACATGGTGGTGGCCAACCCGCCCTACGTTCCCGACGGCGCCGTGCTGGATCCCGAAGTTGCGCAACACGATCCGCACCAGGCGGTCTTTGGCGGACCGGACGGACTGGCGGTGATCGCCCCTCTGGTCCGTCTCGCCGGTCGCTGGCTGCGCCCCGGTGGGTTGATCGGCGTCGAGCACGACGACACCACCTCGGCGCAGACGGTGGAATTGTTCGATCGCACAGGAGAATTCGACGACGTCCGGGGCCGGCGCGACCTGACTGGGCGGCCACGATTCGTGACAGCCCGCAGGAAAGTGACGGGGGAGAGCGGCACGCGTGACTCGCGTCGCGACGATGCAGAGCGAAGCGACAACGGGGGAGAGCGGCGCGCGTGA
- the prfA gene encoding peptide chain release factor 1: MTKPVQTIDVLLAEHADLERRLADPELHTNPDEARKAGRRFARLAPIVGTYRKLVSARDDLETARELAADDASFAAEVTDLETQVAELDTQLTDMLAPRDPHDADDIVLEVKSGEGGEESALFAADLARMYIRYAERHGWTVTVLDETTSDLGGYKDATLSIASKGDTADGVWSRMKFEGGVHRVQRVPVTESQGRVHTSAAGVLVYPEPEEVGEVQIDESDLRIDVYRSSGKGGQGVNTTDSAVRITHLPTGIVVTCQNERSQLQNKARALQVLAARLQALAEEQALADASADRASQIRTVDRSERIRTYNFPENRIADHRINFKSHNLDQVLDGDLDALFDALAAADKQTRLQQA; this comes from the coding sequence TTGACCAAGCCGGTACAGACCATTGACGTGCTGCTGGCCGAGCACGCCGACCTCGAGCGCCGGCTGGCGGACCCCGAATTGCACACCAATCCCGACGAGGCCCGCAAAGCCGGACGGCGGTTCGCTCGCCTGGCCCCGATCGTCGGCACCTACCGCAAGCTGGTGTCCGCGCGCGACGACCTGGAAACGGCGCGAGAGCTGGCCGCCGACGACGCCTCCTTCGCCGCCGAGGTCACCGATCTGGAAACCCAGGTCGCCGAGTTGGACACCCAACTCACCGACATGCTGGCCCCGCGCGACCCGCATGACGCCGACGACATCGTGCTCGAGGTCAAATCCGGTGAAGGCGGCGAGGAATCGGCCTTGTTCGCCGCCGATCTGGCCCGGATGTACATCCGCTACGCCGAGCGGCACGGCTGGACCGTCACCGTCCTGGACGAGACCACCTCGGACCTGGGCGGTTACAAGGACGCGACGCTGTCCATCGCCAGCAAGGGTGACACGGCCGACGGGGTCTGGTCGCGGATGAAATTCGAGGGCGGGGTGCACCGCGTGCAGCGCGTCCCGGTGACGGAATCCCAAGGCCGCGTTCATACTTCGGCGGCCGGCGTGCTGGTGTATCCCGAACCCGAAGAAGTCGGTGAGGTGCAGATCGACGAGTCGGACCTGCGCATCGACGTCTACCGCTCGTCGGGCAAGGGCGGCCAGGGCGTCAACACCACCGACTCCGCGGTGCGCATCACACACCTGCCCACCGGCATCGTCGTCACCTGCCAGAACGAGCGCTCACAGCTGCAGAACAAAGCCCGCGCGCTGCAGGTCCTGGCCGCTCGTCTGCAGGCCTTGGCCGAAGAGCAGGCACTGGCGGATGCCTCGGCGGACCGGGCCAGCCAGATCCGCACCGTGGACCGCAGCGAACGCATCCGCACCTACAACTTCCCGGAAAACCGGATCGCGGACCACCGCATCAATTTCAAGTCGCACAACCTCGACCAGGTCCTCGACGGCGACCTGGACGCCTTGTTCGACGCCCTGGCCGCCGCCGACAAGCAGACCCGGCTACAACAGGCATGA
- the rpmE gene encoding 50S ribosomal protein L31, which produces MKADIHPAYAETTVLCGCGNTFQTRSTKDGGRIVVEVCSQCHPFYTGKQKILDSGGRVARFEKRYGKRNAGSAADK; this is translated from the coding sequence ATGAAAGCTGACATTCACCCCGCCTACGCGGAGACCACGGTGCTCTGCGGGTGTGGCAACACCTTCCAGACGCGCAGCACCAAGGACGGCGGGCGCATCGTCGTCGAGGTCTGCTCGCAGTGCCACCCCTTCTACACGGGCAAGCAGAAGATCCTCGACAGCGGTGGCCGGGTGGCCCGCTTCGAGAAGCGGTACGGCAAGCGCAACGCCGGATCTGCCGCCGACAAATAG